In Camarhynchus parvulus chromosome 28, STF_HiC, whole genome shotgun sequence, the following proteins share a genomic window:
- the LOC115914245 gene encoding ectoderm-neural cortex protein 1-like isoform X1, whose amino-acid sequence MGYRVRDSRDRAQNRSSLSTMSVSSHENRKSRSSSSSMNIHLFHKPGHADSLLTQLNLLRQQNLFTDVVLRAGNQSFPCHRAVLAACSRYFNAMFSGGLKESRDDEVNFHDSLHPEVLELLLDYAYSARVLINEENAESLLEAGDMLQFQDIRDASADFLEKNLYPGNCLNMLLLSDAHCCERLLELSWRMALANFTSLCKTEDFLRLPKDKLLELVESEELEVEDETLVYEAVIGWIRYDLPRRHEVLPELLRSVRLALLPESYLRKQVACEKLVTSHKLGEEIRVADAVRCKMKILQNDGLVTGCCARPRKVSQALLLLGGQTFMCDKIYMLDHKSSEIIPRADIPSPRKECSACAIGCKVYITGGKGSENGASRDVWVYDTLHDEWAKAAPMLVARFGHGSAELDHCLYVVGGHTAMSGAFPASPSVSLKQVEHYDPQLDKWSLVAPLREGVSNAAVVGAKMKLFVFGGTSANQNKLPKVQCFDPCQNRWTVPASCPQPWRYTAAAVVGSHVIVIGGDTEFSASSAYRFHSDTFQWSKFGDVTAKCISCRAVTSGNRLYVVGGYCGAQRCKTLDCYDPSSDTWSSVTTVPYSLIPTAFVSTWKYLSA is encoded by the exons ATGGGATACCGGGTACGGGATAGCAGGGACCGGGCACAGAACCGG agcagcctcagcacgATGTCCGTCAGCAGCCACGAGAACCGGAAATCCCGCTCGAGCTCCAGCTCCATGAACATCCACCTCTTCCACAAACCGGGCCACGCCGACAGCCTCCTCACCCAGCTGAACCTGCTCCGCCAGCAGAACCTCTTCACCGACGTGGTGCTGCGGGCGGGGAACCAGAGCTTCCCGTGCCACCGAGCTGTCCTGGCCGCCTGCAGCCGCTACTTCAACGCCATGTTCAGCGGGGGCctgaaggagagcagggatgaCGAGGTCAACTTCCACGACTCGCTGCACCCcgaggtgctggagctgctgctggactACGCTTACTCAGCCCGGGTGCTGATCAATGAGGAGAACGCCGAGTCCCTGCTGGAGGCCGGGGACATGCTGCAGTTCCAGGATATCCGGGATGCTTCGGCCGACTTTCTGGAGAAGAATCTCTACCCTGGGAACTGCCTGaacatgctgctgctgtccgATGCCCACTGCTGCGAGCggctgctggagctgtcctGGAGGATGGCCTTGGCCAACTTCACCTCGCTCTGCAAGACTGAGGATTTCCTCCGGCTGCCCAAAGAcaagctgctggagctggtggagaGCGAGGAGCTGGAGGTGGAGGATGAGACGCTGGTCTACGAAGCCGTTATCGGCTGGATCCGCTACGATTTGCCCCGACGCCACGAAGTTCTGCCCGAGCTGCTGCGCTCTGTCcgcctggccctgctgcccgAGTCCTACCTGAGGAAGCAGGTGGCCTGTGAGAAGCTGGTGACCAGCCACAAGCTGGGGGAGGAGATCCGGGTGGCCGATGCCGTGCGCTGCAAAATGAAGATCCTGCAGAACGACGGGCTGGTGACGGGGTGCTGCGCCCGGCCCCGCAAGGtcagccaggccctgctgctgctcgggGGCCAGACCTTCATGTGTGACAAGATTTACATGCTGGACCATAAAAGCAGCGAGATCATCCCTCGTGCCGACATCCCCAGCCCCCGCAAGGAGTGCAGCGCCTGCGCCATCGGCTGCAAGGTTTACATCACCGGTGGCAAGGGCTCCGAGAACGGCGCTTCCAGGGATGTCTGGGTGTACGACACCCTCCACGACGAGTGGGCCAAAGCTGCTCCCATGCTGGTGGCGCGGTTTGGCCACGGTTCTGCCGAGCTGGACCACTGCCTCTACGTGGTGGGGGGACACACGGCCATGAGCGGGGCCTTCCCGGCCTCTCCCTCCGTGTCCCTCAAGCAGGTGGAGCACTACGACCCTCAGCTGGACAAGTGGTCGCTGGTGGCTCCTCTCCGGGAAGGCGTCAGCAACGCCGCCGTGGTGGGAGCCAAGATGAAGCTGTTTGTTTTCGggggcaccagtgccaaccagAACAAGCTGCCCAAGGTGCAGTGCTTTGACCCCTGCCAGAACCGCTGGACGGTGCCcgccagctgcccccagccctggcgcTACACGGCCGCCGCCGTGGTGGGCAGCCACGTCATCGTCATCGGCGGTGACACGGAGTTCTCCGCCAGCTCCGCTTACCGCTTCCACAGCGACACCTTCCAGTGGTCCAAGTTTGGGGATGTCACTGCCAAGTGCATCAGCTGCCGCGCTGTCACCTCGGGGAACAGGCTCTACGTGGTGGGCGGCTACTGCGGGGCTCAGCGCTGCAAAACCCTGGATTGCTACGACCCCTCGTCCGACACGTGGAGCAGCGTCACCACCGTGCCCTACTCGCTCATCCCCACCGCCTTCGTCAGCACCTGGAAGTACCTGTCAGCCTGA
- the LOC115914245 gene encoding ectoderm-neural cortex protein 1-like isoform X2, translating into MGYRSSLSTMSVSSHENRKSRSSSSSMNIHLFHKPGHADSLLTQLNLLRQQNLFTDVVLRAGNQSFPCHRAVLAACSRYFNAMFSGGLKESRDDEVNFHDSLHPEVLELLLDYAYSARVLINEENAESLLEAGDMLQFQDIRDASADFLEKNLYPGNCLNMLLLSDAHCCERLLELSWRMALANFTSLCKTEDFLRLPKDKLLELVESEELEVEDETLVYEAVIGWIRYDLPRRHEVLPELLRSVRLALLPESYLRKQVACEKLVTSHKLGEEIRVADAVRCKMKILQNDGLVTGCCARPRKVSQALLLLGGQTFMCDKIYMLDHKSSEIIPRADIPSPRKECSACAIGCKVYITGGKGSENGASRDVWVYDTLHDEWAKAAPMLVARFGHGSAELDHCLYVVGGHTAMSGAFPASPSVSLKQVEHYDPQLDKWSLVAPLREGVSNAAVVGAKMKLFVFGGTSANQNKLPKVQCFDPCQNRWTVPASCPQPWRYTAAAVVGSHVIVIGGDTEFSASSAYRFHSDTFQWSKFGDVTAKCISCRAVTSGNRLYVVGGYCGAQRCKTLDCYDPSSDTWSSVTTVPYSLIPTAFVSTWKYLSA; encoded by the exons ATGGGATACCGG agcagcctcagcacgATGTCCGTCAGCAGCCACGAGAACCGGAAATCCCGCTCGAGCTCCAGCTCCATGAACATCCACCTCTTCCACAAACCGGGCCACGCCGACAGCCTCCTCACCCAGCTGAACCTGCTCCGCCAGCAGAACCTCTTCACCGACGTGGTGCTGCGGGCGGGGAACCAGAGCTTCCCGTGCCACCGAGCTGTCCTGGCCGCCTGCAGCCGCTACTTCAACGCCATGTTCAGCGGGGGCctgaaggagagcagggatgaCGAGGTCAACTTCCACGACTCGCTGCACCCcgaggtgctggagctgctgctggactACGCTTACTCAGCCCGGGTGCTGATCAATGAGGAGAACGCCGAGTCCCTGCTGGAGGCCGGGGACATGCTGCAGTTCCAGGATATCCGGGATGCTTCGGCCGACTTTCTGGAGAAGAATCTCTACCCTGGGAACTGCCTGaacatgctgctgctgtccgATGCCCACTGCTGCGAGCggctgctggagctgtcctGGAGGATGGCCTTGGCCAACTTCACCTCGCTCTGCAAGACTGAGGATTTCCTCCGGCTGCCCAAAGAcaagctgctggagctggtggagaGCGAGGAGCTGGAGGTGGAGGATGAGACGCTGGTCTACGAAGCCGTTATCGGCTGGATCCGCTACGATTTGCCCCGACGCCACGAAGTTCTGCCCGAGCTGCTGCGCTCTGTCcgcctggccctgctgcccgAGTCCTACCTGAGGAAGCAGGTGGCCTGTGAGAAGCTGGTGACCAGCCACAAGCTGGGGGAGGAGATCCGGGTGGCCGATGCCGTGCGCTGCAAAATGAAGATCCTGCAGAACGACGGGCTGGTGACGGGGTGCTGCGCCCGGCCCCGCAAGGtcagccaggccctgctgctgctcgggGGCCAGACCTTCATGTGTGACAAGATTTACATGCTGGACCATAAAAGCAGCGAGATCATCCCTCGTGCCGACATCCCCAGCCCCCGCAAGGAGTGCAGCGCCTGCGCCATCGGCTGCAAGGTTTACATCACCGGTGGCAAGGGCTCCGAGAACGGCGCTTCCAGGGATGTCTGGGTGTACGACACCCTCCACGACGAGTGGGCCAAAGCTGCTCCCATGCTGGTGGCGCGGTTTGGCCACGGTTCTGCCGAGCTGGACCACTGCCTCTACGTGGTGGGGGGACACACGGCCATGAGCGGGGCCTTCCCGGCCTCTCCCTCCGTGTCCCTCAAGCAGGTGGAGCACTACGACCCTCAGCTGGACAAGTGGTCGCTGGTGGCTCCTCTCCGGGAAGGCGTCAGCAACGCCGCCGTGGTGGGAGCCAAGATGAAGCTGTTTGTTTTCGggggcaccagtgccaaccagAACAAGCTGCCCAAGGTGCAGTGCTTTGACCCCTGCCAGAACCGCTGGACGGTGCCcgccagctgcccccagccctggcgcTACACGGCCGCCGCCGTGGTGGGCAGCCACGTCATCGTCATCGGCGGTGACACGGAGTTCTCCGCCAGCTCCGCTTACCGCTTCCACAGCGACACCTTCCAGTGGTCCAAGTTTGGGGATGTCACTGCCAAGTGCATCAGCTGCCGCGCTGTCACCTCGGGGAACAGGCTCTACGTGGTGGGCGGCTACTGCGGGGCTCAGCGCTGCAAAACCCTGGATTGCTACGACCCCTCGTCCGACACGTGGAGCAGCGTCACCACCGTGCCCTACTCGCTCATCCCCACCGCCTTCGTCAGCACCTGGAAGTACCTGTCAGCCTGA
- the LOC115914245 gene encoding ectoderm-neural cortex protein 1-like isoform X3, with translation MSVSSHENRKSRSSSSSMNIHLFHKPGHADSLLTQLNLLRQQNLFTDVVLRAGNQSFPCHRAVLAACSRYFNAMFSGGLKESRDDEVNFHDSLHPEVLELLLDYAYSARVLINEENAESLLEAGDMLQFQDIRDASADFLEKNLYPGNCLNMLLLSDAHCCERLLELSWRMALANFTSLCKTEDFLRLPKDKLLELVESEELEVEDETLVYEAVIGWIRYDLPRRHEVLPELLRSVRLALLPESYLRKQVACEKLVTSHKLGEEIRVADAVRCKMKILQNDGLVTGCCARPRKVSQALLLLGGQTFMCDKIYMLDHKSSEIIPRADIPSPRKECSACAIGCKVYITGGKGSENGASRDVWVYDTLHDEWAKAAPMLVARFGHGSAELDHCLYVVGGHTAMSGAFPASPSVSLKQVEHYDPQLDKWSLVAPLREGVSNAAVVGAKMKLFVFGGTSANQNKLPKVQCFDPCQNRWTVPASCPQPWRYTAAAVVGSHVIVIGGDTEFSASSAYRFHSDTFQWSKFGDVTAKCISCRAVTSGNRLYVVGGYCGAQRCKTLDCYDPSSDTWSSVTTVPYSLIPTAFVSTWKYLSA, from the coding sequence ATGTCCGTCAGCAGCCACGAGAACCGGAAATCCCGCTCGAGCTCCAGCTCCATGAACATCCACCTCTTCCACAAACCGGGCCACGCCGACAGCCTCCTCACCCAGCTGAACCTGCTCCGCCAGCAGAACCTCTTCACCGACGTGGTGCTGCGGGCGGGGAACCAGAGCTTCCCGTGCCACCGAGCTGTCCTGGCCGCCTGCAGCCGCTACTTCAACGCCATGTTCAGCGGGGGCctgaaggagagcagggatgaCGAGGTCAACTTCCACGACTCGCTGCACCCcgaggtgctggagctgctgctggactACGCTTACTCAGCCCGGGTGCTGATCAATGAGGAGAACGCCGAGTCCCTGCTGGAGGCCGGGGACATGCTGCAGTTCCAGGATATCCGGGATGCTTCGGCCGACTTTCTGGAGAAGAATCTCTACCCTGGGAACTGCCTGaacatgctgctgctgtccgATGCCCACTGCTGCGAGCggctgctggagctgtcctGGAGGATGGCCTTGGCCAACTTCACCTCGCTCTGCAAGACTGAGGATTTCCTCCGGCTGCCCAAAGAcaagctgctggagctggtggagaGCGAGGAGCTGGAGGTGGAGGATGAGACGCTGGTCTACGAAGCCGTTATCGGCTGGATCCGCTACGATTTGCCCCGACGCCACGAAGTTCTGCCCGAGCTGCTGCGCTCTGTCcgcctggccctgctgcccgAGTCCTACCTGAGGAAGCAGGTGGCCTGTGAGAAGCTGGTGACCAGCCACAAGCTGGGGGAGGAGATCCGGGTGGCCGATGCCGTGCGCTGCAAAATGAAGATCCTGCAGAACGACGGGCTGGTGACGGGGTGCTGCGCCCGGCCCCGCAAGGtcagccaggccctgctgctgctcgggGGCCAGACCTTCATGTGTGACAAGATTTACATGCTGGACCATAAAAGCAGCGAGATCATCCCTCGTGCCGACATCCCCAGCCCCCGCAAGGAGTGCAGCGCCTGCGCCATCGGCTGCAAGGTTTACATCACCGGTGGCAAGGGCTCCGAGAACGGCGCTTCCAGGGATGTCTGGGTGTACGACACCCTCCACGACGAGTGGGCCAAAGCTGCTCCCATGCTGGTGGCGCGGTTTGGCCACGGTTCTGCCGAGCTGGACCACTGCCTCTACGTGGTGGGGGGACACACGGCCATGAGCGGGGCCTTCCCGGCCTCTCCCTCCGTGTCCCTCAAGCAGGTGGAGCACTACGACCCTCAGCTGGACAAGTGGTCGCTGGTGGCTCCTCTCCGGGAAGGCGTCAGCAACGCCGCCGTGGTGGGAGCCAAGATGAAGCTGTTTGTTTTCGggggcaccagtgccaaccagAACAAGCTGCCCAAGGTGCAGTGCTTTGACCCCTGCCAGAACCGCTGGACGGTGCCcgccagctgcccccagccctggcgcTACACGGCCGCCGCCGTGGTGGGCAGCCACGTCATCGTCATCGGCGGTGACACGGAGTTCTCCGCCAGCTCCGCTTACCGCTTCCACAGCGACACCTTCCAGTGGTCCAAGTTTGGGGATGTCACTGCCAAGTGCATCAGCTGCCGCGCTGTCACCTCGGGGAACAGGCTCTACGTGGTGGGCGGCTACTGCGGGGCTCAGCGCTGCAAAACCCTGGATTGCTACGACCCCTCGTCCGACACGTGGAGCAGCGTCACCACCGTGCCCTACTCGCTCATCCCCACCGCCTTCGTCAGCACCTGGAAGTACCTGTCAGCCTGA
- the PEX11G gene encoding peroxisomal membrane protein 11C isoform X1, giving the protein MAAGALWGLVAALETHRGRDRAVRALSYGCQLAGAALPGPGGLPGGLLAASAQLSSCRTALRLFDDLAMLRHSCSYGLGPEGEDALVRGLSVLSNVANQLYYPCEHLAWAADVGIVRAASQRWWARSTALWGCALLLGILRSLRILFQLRRKLSQHKCSTSPQRQQKLRAQVRAEVLSILMDTADLCNAIHWLPPGFLWAGRFPPWLVGLLGTISSLIGIYQASRGTNSEAA; this is encoded by the exons ATGGCGGCGGGCGCGCTCTGGGGGCTCGTGGCCGCGCTGGAGACGCACCGGGGCCGCGACCGGGCG GTCCGGGCTCTATCCTACGGCTGCCAGCTGGcgggggcagcgctgcccggccccggggggCTGCCCGGGGGGCTCCTGGCCgcctctgcccagctcagctcctgccgCACCGCCCTGCGCCTCTTCGACGACCTGGCCATGCTCCGGCACAGCTGCAGCTACGGGCTGGGCCCCGAG GGTGAGGACGCGCTGGTGCGGGGGCTCTCGGTGCTTTCCAACGTGGCCAACCAGCTGTACTACCCCTGCGAGCACCTGGCCTGGGCCGCCGATGTCGGCATCGTCCGAGCCGCCTCCCAGCGGTGGTGGGCGAGGAGCACGGcgctgtggggctgtgccctgctcctgggcatcCTGCG ATCGCTGAGGATTTTGTTCCAGTTAAGAAGAAAACTGAGCCAGCACAAGTG cagcacttcacctcagaggcagcagaagctgaGAGCCCAGGTGAGGGCTGAAGTTCTGAGCATCCTCATGGACACAGCAGATCTCTGCAATGCAATCCACTGGCTGCCTCCAGGGTTCCTCTGGGCAGGAAGGTTCCCCCCATGGCTGGTAGGACTCCTGGGCACCATCTCCTCCCTGATTGGAATCTACCAGGCATCAAGAGGAACAAATTCTGAAGCTGCTTAA
- the PEX11G gene encoding peroxisomal membrane protein 11C isoform X2 — protein sequence MAAGALWGLVAALETHRGRDRAVRALSYGCQLAGAALPGPGGLPGGLLAASAQLSSCRTALRLFDDLAMLRHSCSYGLGPEGEDALVRGLSVLSNVANQLYYPCEHLAWAADVGIVRAASQRWWARSTALWGCALLLGILRSLRILFQLRRKLSQHKCTSPQRQQKLRAQVRAEVLSILMDTADLCNAIHWLPPGFLWAGRFPPWLVGLLGTISSLIGIYQASRGTNSEAA from the exons ATGGCGGCGGGCGCGCTCTGGGGGCTCGTGGCCGCGCTGGAGACGCACCGGGGCCGCGACCGGGCG GTCCGGGCTCTATCCTACGGCTGCCAGCTGGcgggggcagcgctgcccggccccggggggCTGCCCGGGGGGCTCCTGGCCgcctctgcccagctcagctcctgccgCACCGCCCTGCGCCTCTTCGACGACCTGGCCATGCTCCGGCACAGCTGCAGCTACGGGCTGGGCCCCGAG GGTGAGGACGCGCTGGTGCGGGGGCTCTCGGTGCTTTCCAACGTGGCCAACCAGCTGTACTACCCCTGCGAGCACCTGGCCTGGGCCGCCGATGTCGGCATCGTCCGAGCCGCCTCCCAGCGGTGGTGGGCGAGGAGCACGGcgctgtggggctgtgccctgctcctgggcatcCTGCG ATCGCTGAGGATTTTGTTCCAGTTAAGAAGAAAACTGAGCCAGCACAAGTG cacttcacctcagaggcagcagaagctgaGAGCCCAGGTGAGGGCTGAAGTTCTGAGCATCCTCATGGACACAGCAGATCTCTGCAATGCAATCCACTGGCTGCCTCCAGGGTTCCTCTGGGCAGGAAGGTTCCCCCCATGGCTGGTAGGACTCCTGGGCACCATCTCCTCCCTGATTGGAATCTACCAGGCATCAAGAGGAACAAATTCTGAAGCTGCTTAA